Proteins encoded by one window of Acetivibrio thermocellus ATCC 27405:
- the csx2 gene encoding TIGR02221 family CRISPR-associated protein, which produces MAKKLFAFLGIGDYKSVEYYFQNKKEGYKTEYIQEAITKLLNEQDLNVTVFVTAEARKKHWEPENNKGLESRLKKLNINCKAVNIPDGKANDDVWKIFTSVYSEIEFNDEIYVDVTHSLRNIPIIFMSVLNYAKVTKNCTIKGIFYGAYEAKENERAPIYDLTLFDQIGEWSSGVEQLLTTGECEMFCSTVEKTLDPLLREAKGKDELIKLVKKCSKLIKEFYTDLKLVRGKSVLEDGRKLYQVLCEIKALNTEKHITMQPFFHILERVENQVAFFQNENLIENILECVKLCKKFGQYQQAYTFLRENIINYVCINTGLDWKKEDPDRLKAEELIGKLYMRKIKKVQIEVSEDIKSILENGEDFICDDAIELFGELIEFRNDLDHAQFRMINPSKDKITCKLDSFIERFEKYYISK; this is translated from the coding sequence ATGGCTAAAAAACTTTTTGCGTTTTTGGGAATTGGAGATTATAAAAGCGTAGAGTATTATTTTCAAAATAAAAAAGAAGGATATAAAACAGAGTATATACAAGAGGCTATTACTAAATTGCTAAATGAACAAGATTTAAATGTTACAGTATTTGTGACTGCAGAAGCACGGAAAAAGCACTGGGAACCGGAAAATAATAAAGGGCTTGAAAGCAGATTGAAAAAATTGAACATTAATTGCAAAGCAGTTAATATACCTGATGGAAAAGCAAACGACGATGTATGGAAAATATTCACAAGTGTATATAGTGAAATTGAATTTAATGATGAAATATATGTTGATGTGACTCACTCTCTTAGAAATATACCAATAATTTTTATGTCTGTTTTGAATTATGCAAAGGTTACAAAAAATTGCACTATCAAAGGAATATTTTATGGAGCGTATGAAGCTAAAGAAAATGAGAGAGCACCTATATATGATTTGACGTTGTTTGATCAGATTGGCGAATGGAGTTCGGGAGTTGAACAATTGCTTACAACAGGTGAATGTGAGATGTTTTGTTCTACTGTGGAAAAAACTTTGGATCCTTTATTAAGGGAAGCAAAAGGAAAAGATGAATTAATTAAACTTGTAAAAAAGTGTTCAAAACTTATCAAAGAATTTTATACAGATTTGAAACTTGTAAGAGGAAAATCAGTTTTAGAAGATGGTAGAAAGTTGTATCAAGTTTTGTGTGAAATTAAGGCGTTAAATACGGAAAAACATATTACTATGCAACCATTTTTTCATATACTTGAACGGGTTGAGAATCAGGTCGCTTTCTTTCAAAATGAAAATTTAATAGAAAATATATTGGAGTGTGTTAAATTATGTAAAAAGTTTGGACAGTATCAACAGGCCTATACATTTTTAAGAGAGAATATAATAAATTATGTTTGTATAAATACAGGGCTTGATTGGAAAAAGGAAGATCCGGATAGATTAAAAGCAGAAGAATTAATTGGTAAATTGTATATGAGAAAGATAAAGAAAGTTCAAATAGAAGTTAGTGAAGACATAAAGTCTATACTCGAAAATGGAGAGGATTTTATTTGTGATGATGCAATTGAGTTATTTGGAGAGTTAATTGAATTTAGGAATGATCTTGATCATGCACAATTTAGAATGATTAACCCTTCGAAAGATAAAATTACATGCAAACTTGATTCGTTTATTGAGAGGTTTGAAAAATATTATATTTCTAAATAA